In a single window of the Deinococcus aetherius genome:
- a CDS encoding M23 family metallopeptidase, with translation MRKRSWGLGVVLAGGAVAWAHYAPALPDSAIAKPARQFGLPFAGAPGPDTWLLGQGYGNTTGAYRQRRSTYINLQGVHAGLDFSAPCGTPVRAIGDGVVAEVDGSHGSPPHNVVVDHAGNLSSLYGHLRVRSPLRVGQRVTRGQVIGQSGDSQFTCVSAPHLHLEIRDRSHQRFFNPLPYIAADWDSLSLAGSFGRGYEYDLSAPRRWQTPESQPEVRRGGRILNEFARPWPPSPGGAR, from the coding sequence ATGCGGAAGAGAAGTTGGGGGCTGGGGGTGGTTCTGGCGGGAGGTGCGGTGGCCTGGGCGCACTACGCGCCCGCGTTGCCGGACAGCGCCATAGCGAAACCCGCACGGCAGTTCGGGCTGCCCTTCGCCGGGGCGCCGGGGCCGGACACCTGGCTCCTGGGGCAGGGCTACGGCAACACGACGGGCGCGTACCGCCAGCGGCGCAGCACCTACATCAACCTCCAGGGGGTCCACGCGGGGCTGGACTTCAGCGCCCCCTGCGGCACGCCGGTTCGCGCCATCGGGGACGGGGTGGTCGCCGAGGTGGACGGCTCGCACGGCAGCCCGCCGCACAACGTCGTCGTGGACCACGCGGGGAACCTCAGCAGCCTGTACGGGCACCTGCGGGTGCGGTCGCCTCTGCGGGTGGGGCAGCGGGTGACGCGCGGGCAGGTGATCGGCCAGAGCGGCGACTCGCAGTTCACCTGCGTGAGCGCCCCGCACCTGCACCTGGAAATCCGCGACCGCTCGCACCAGCGTTTTTTCAATCCCCTGCCCTACATCGCCGCCGACTGGGATTCCCTGTCGCTGGCGGGCAGCTTCGGGCGCGGGTACGAGTACGACCTCTCGGCCCCGCGCAGGTGGCAGACGCCCGAGTCGCAGCCCGAGGTGCGCCGGGGCGGCCGAATCCTCAACGAGTTCGCCCGGCCCTGGCCGCCCTCGCCCGGAGGGGCACGATGA
- a CDS encoding VF530 family protein → MTDHTSRDPLHGVTLEQIVVRLAERYGWDGLARRVPVRCFENNPSVASSLKFLRRTPWARAKVEALYVALARDERET, encoded by the coding sequence ATGACCGATCACACCTCCAGAGACCCCCTGCACGGCGTCACCCTCGAACAGATCGTCGTGCGGCTCGCGGAACGCTACGGCTGGGACGGTCTGGCGCGGCGGGTGCCCGTGCGGTGCTTCGAGAACAATCCCAGCGTAGCCTCCAGCCTCAAGTTCCTGCGGAGGACACCCTGGGCGCGGGCGAAGGTGGAGGCGCTGTACGTGGCCCTCGCGCGCGACGAGCGGGAAACCTGA
- a CDS encoding PQQ-dependent sugar dehydrogenase, with product MSTIRLPAVLALAATLLTASACAQSGAAPQVRFTPFVSGLSQVTTLTHAGDGSGRMYATEQGGLVRVIEGGKLRDQPFLDVRNLTSAGGERGLLGLTFDPAYKTNRRLYVHYTDRNGDTVLARYTAAPDFSRADPGSARVLFTTEQPYANHNGGQLAFGPDGFLYLGLGDGGSGGDPQNNGQDLASPLGKILRFDVKGDAARPAPGNPFLNRQGANPNIWAYGLRNPWRFSFDRVSGDLIIADVGQNEFEEVDRQPRTSKGGENYGWRVREARSCFNPPSGCPTQGLTDPVLQYGRNEGQSITGGYVYRGNAVPALKGRYVFADFGTGNVWAAPTTGQSWSKARIGSVQNPSTFGEDEAGELYVAEYGSGRVLKLSR from the coding sequence ATGTCCACAATTCGTCTTCCCGCCGTGCTGGCCCTTGCCGCCACCCTGCTCACCGCCTCCGCGTGTGCGCAGAGCGGCGCCGCGCCCCAGGTCCGCTTCACCCCCTTCGTGAGCGGGCTCTCGCAGGTCACCACCCTCACCCACGCGGGCGACGGCTCGGGCCGGATGTACGCCACCGAGCAGGGGGGCCTCGTGCGGGTGATCGAGGGGGGAAAGCTGCGCGACCAGCCCTTCCTCGACGTGCGGAACCTGACGAGCGCGGGGGGAGAGCGCGGGCTCCTCGGTCTCACCTTCGACCCGGCGTATAAGACCAACCGTCGCCTGTACGTCCACTACACCGACCGGAACGGGGACACGGTGCTCGCGCGCTACACGGCCGCCCCCGACTTCTCCCGCGCCGATCCCGGAAGCGCCCGCGTCCTCTTCACCACCGAGCAGCCCTACGCCAACCACAACGGCGGGCAACTCGCCTTCGGTCCCGACGGCTTCCTGTACCTGGGGCTGGGGGACGGGGGCAGCGGCGGCGACCCGCAGAACAACGGGCAGGACCTCGCCTCGCCGCTGGGGAAGATCCTGCGCTTCGACGTTAAGGGCGACGCGGCGCGGCCTGCTCCCGGCAATCCCTTCCTCAACCGCCAGGGGGCCAACCCGAACATCTGGGCGTACGGCCTGCGCAATCCCTGGCGCTTCTCCTTCGACCGCGTTTCGGGCGACCTGATCATCGCCGACGTGGGCCAGAACGAGTTCGAGGAGGTGGACCGCCAGCCCCGCACGAGCAAGGGAGGCGAGAACTACGGCTGGCGCGTCCGCGAGGCCAGAAGCTGCTTCAACCCGCCGAGCGGCTGCCCGACCCAGGGCCTGACCGACCCGGTGCTGCAATACGGACGGAACGAGGGCCAGAGCATCACGGGCGGCTACGTGTACCGGGGGAACGCCGTCCCGGCGCTCAAGGGCCGCTACGTCTTCGCCGACTTCGGCACGGGCAACGTGTGGGCTGCGCCGACGACCGGGCAGAGCTGGAGCAAGGCGAGGATCGGGAGCGTGCAGAACCCCTCGACCTTCGGGGAGGACGAGGCCGGGGAGCTGTACGTGGCCGAGTACGGCAGCGGGCGGGTGCTCAAGCTGAGCCGGTGA
- the der gene encoding ribosome biogenesis GTPase Der translates to MHKVAIVGRPNVGKSSLFNRLVGRREAVVADFPGVTRDAKEGLMLYHNHRITLVDTGGLWSGDEWEQAIREKAEWAMEGAQAVIFVLDPREGLSAADYEVAEWLRKLGKPVIVVANKIDSPKHEVYLAELWGLGFGDPIAISAEHARGLDDLMERVMSHLPEDDEDVPEIAPIRISLIGRPNVGKSSLLNAITQSERAIVADKPGTTRDSLDVEWNYGGQRFVLVDTAGIRKKPDTAIEEYAIQRSQAAIERSDLIWLVVNATEIGDHELKLANLAYDSGKPVIVVVNKWDLVPDEDLKRTEKDLNQKLHHISYAPRVYTSAINDYGIHDMLAEAMKLHAKWQSRIPTSELNRWLEIWQMRQAMPNFHGKPLKMYFMTQVETAPPTFAIFCNRSDFVTRAYEGFLQNRIREDLGLAGIPVRLKWKEKGPYKRGKKGEAAEA, encoded by the coding sequence ATGCATAAAGTCGCCATAGTAGGCCGACCGAACGTCGGCAAGTCCAGCCTGTTCAACCGCCTGGTGGGGCGGCGCGAGGCCGTCGTGGCCGATTTCCCGGGCGTGACGCGGGATGCCAAGGAAGGCCTGATGCTCTACCACAACCACCGCATCACCCTGGTGGACACCGGGGGACTCTGGAGCGGGGACGAGTGGGAGCAGGCCATCCGTGAGAAAGCCGAGTGGGCGATGGAGGGCGCCCAGGCGGTGATCTTCGTCCTCGACCCGCGTGAGGGACTCTCCGCCGCCGACTACGAGGTCGCCGAGTGGCTGCGGAAACTCGGCAAGCCGGTCATCGTCGTCGCCAACAAGATCGACAGCCCCAAGCACGAGGTCTACCTCGCCGAGCTGTGGGGCCTGGGCTTCGGCGATCCCATTGCCATCAGCGCCGAGCACGCGCGCGGCCTCGACGACCTGATGGAGCGGGTGATGAGCCACCTCCCCGAGGACGACGAGGACGTGCCGGAGATCGCACCCATCCGCATCAGCCTGATCGGGCGCCCGAACGTGGGCAAGTCGAGCCTCTTGAACGCGATCACCCAGAGCGAGCGGGCCATCGTGGCGGACAAGCCGGGCACCACCCGCGACAGCCTCGACGTGGAGTGGAATTACGGCGGGCAACGCTTCGTGCTGGTGGACACGGCGGGCATCCGCAAGAAGCCCGACACCGCCATCGAGGAGTACGCGATCCAGCGGTCGCAGGCGGCCATCGAGAGAAGCGACCTGATCTGGCTCGTGGTGAACGCCACCGAGATCGGCGACCACGAACTCAAGCTCGCCAACCTCGCCTACGACAGCGGCAAGCCCGTCATCGTCGTGGTGAACAAGTGGGACCTCGTGCCCGACGAGGACCTCAAGCGGACGGAAAAGGACCTCAACCAGAAGCTGCACCACATCTCGTACGCGCCGCGCGTGTACACCTCGGCGATCAATGACTACGGCATCCACGACATGCTCGCCGAGGCGATGAAGCTGCACGCGAAGTGGCAGAGCCGCATTCCCACCTCCGAACTCAACCGCTGGTTGGAAATCTGGCAGATGCGTCAGGCCATGCCCAACTTCCACGGCAAGCCGCTGAAGATGTACTTCATGACGCAGGTGGAGACCGCGCCGCCCACCTTTGCCATCTTCTGCAATCGCTCGGACTTCGTGACCCGCGCCTACGAGGGCTTCCTGCAAAACCGCATCCGCGAGGACCTGGGGCTGGCCGGAATTCCCGTGCGGCTGAAGTGGAAGGAGAAGGGGCCGTACAAGCGGGGCAAGAAGGGCGAGGCGGCGGAGGCGTAG
- a CDS encoding cytochrome c biogenesis CcdA family protein yields MLLLLVAFFGGVLTVVSPCILPVLPVVLSGTVGGRARPWGIIAGFLGSFVVLTLFLSTLVTALGISADALRWGAVALLFAFGLTLAVPALGHRFERLAARAVPQGGARGGGDGLIGGLLVGATLGLVWTPCVGPILASVTTLALSGQVTAFAAAVTTAYALGVALPMLAVMAGGRRLLTRLPALLRNLGGLQRAFGVVLALFAVGMALGVDRAAQSYIVERVPYVQNLAFLEETGAVRGQLDRTLR; encoded by the coding sequence ATGCTGCTCCTGCTGGTGGCCTTTTTCGGCGGCGTGCTGACGGTGGTGTCGCCGTGCATCCTGCCGGTGCTGCCCGTGGTGCTCTCGGGCACGGTGGGCGGACGGGCGCGGCCCTGGGGCATCATCGCGGGCTTTCTCGGCAGTTTCGTGGTCCTCACGCTGTTTCTGAGCACGCTGGTGACCGCGCTGGGCATCTCCGCCGACGCCCTACGCTGGGGGGCCGTCGCCCTGCTCTTCGCCTTCGGGCTGACGCTGGCCGTCCCGGCGCTGGGTCACCGCTTCGAGCGCCTCGCCGCGCGGGCCGTGCCGCAGGGGGGAGCGCGGGGCGGCGGGGACGGGCTCATCGGCGGCCTGCTCGTGGGCGCCACTCTCGGCCTCGTCTGGACGCCCTGCGTGGGGCCGATCCTGGCGAGCGTGACCACCCTGGCGCTCAGCGGGCAGGTGACGGCCTTCGCCGCCGCCGTCACGACCGCCTACGCGCTCGGCGTGGCCCTGCCCATGCTCGCGGTCATGGCGGGGGGTCGGCGCCTCCTGACCCGCCTGCCCGCCCTGCTGCGGAATCTCGGCGGGCTACAACGGGCCTTCGGTGTGGTGCTCGCCCTCTTCGCGGTCGGGATGGCGCTGGGGGTGGACCGCGCCGCGCAGTCCTATATCGTGGAGCGCGTGCCCTACGTGCAGAACCTGGCCTTTCTGGAGGAGACGGGGGCGGTGCGGGGGCAACTCGACCGGACCCTGCGGTAG
- a CDS encoding HAD hydrolase family protein: MTTPRLLPAELPLLLAFDLDGTLIPDQGREVPPASVDALARLRELGARVAIITGRDTAPRPVRDAVQPDAIASNNGGRIEIGGELRAEARFTPVELEAVLAHELEDARVVVFTPDTLYIDLPPGREPEPWMQLRSWRPLAEAPTDGVLKVGFYHPGVRDFAARLRDKHPSLVLTGAQPPYDHFLTVTPVGAHKGAALTLIAGALDIPLERTVAFGDSDNDEAMLELAGYAVQLGSLPLLARHAHARVASPEALGTFLDALADRLEKTSEPQQVRGDG, translated from the coding sequence GTGACCACGCCCCGCCTCCTCCCCGCCGAATTGCCGCTCCTCCTCGCCTTCGACCTCGACGGCACCCTGATCCCCGACCAGGGCCGCGAGGTGCCCCCCGCGAGCGTGGACGCCCTGGCGCGGCTGCGGGAACTGGGCGCGAGGGTGGCGATCATCACCGGCCGCGACACCGCCCCTCGCCCCGTGCGCGACGCCGTGCAGCCCGACGCCATCGCCTCCAACAACGGCGGGCGCATCGAGATCGGCGGTGAACTCCGCGCCGAGGCCCGTTTCACCCCCGTCGAGCTGGAGGCGGTGCTCGCGCATGAGCTGGAGGACGCCCGCGTCGTCGTCTTCACGCCGGACACCCTGTATATCGACCTCCCGCCGGGCCGCGAGCCCGAGCCGTGGATGCAACTCCGCTCCTGGCGCCCGCTTGCCGAGGCTCCGACCGACGGCGTGCTCAAGGTCGGCTTCTACCACCCCGGCGTGAGGGACTTCGCCGCCCGCCTGCGGGACAAACACCCCAGCCTCGTGCTCACGGGCGCCCAGCCCCCCTACGACCACTTCCTGACCGTCACCCCGGTCGGCGCGCACAAGGGGGCGGCCCTGACCCTGATCGCGGGGGCGCTGGACATCCCCCTGGAGCGCACGGTTGCCTTCGGGGACAGCGACAACGACGAGGCGATGCTCGAACTCGCCGGGTACGCCGTGCAGCTCGGCAGCCTGCCCCTCCTCGCCCGCCACGCCCACGCGCGGGTGGCCTCCCCCGAGGCGCTGGGAACATTCCTCGACGCGCTGGCCGACCGGTTAGAGAAGACCTCGGAACCCCAGCAGGTTAGAGGGGACGGCTGA
- the rplS gene encoding 50S ribosomal protein L19, giving the protein MQSAVKVNRGAILRAVEQPHIKTEHPEFQPGDTVRVETKVVEGNRTRNQAFEGVVIAMNGSGSRKSFTVRKISFGEGVERVFPFSSPLVAKVTVLERGKVRRAKLYYLRELRGKAARIKSDRSRVMKDAARVARGKADAAAQATSPVEAQSDFTPVETLGE; this is encoded by the coding sequence ATGCAAAGTGCCGTCAAAGTAAACCGTGGCGCGATCCTGCGCGCCGTCGAGCAGCCCCACATCAAGACTGAGCACCCCGAGTTCCAGCCGGGCGACACGGTACGGGTCGAGACCAAGGTGGTCGAGGGCAACCGCACCCGCAACCAGGCCTTCGAGGGCGTGGTCATCGCCATGAACGGCTCGGGCAGCCGCAAGAGCTTCACCGTCCGCAAGATTTCCTTCGGCGAGGGCGTTGAGCGCGTCTTCCCCTTCAGCAGCCCGCTGGTGGCGAAGGTCACGGTGCTGGAGCGCGGCAAGGTGCGCCGGGCCAAGCTGTACTACCTGCGCGAACTGCGCGGCAAGGCCGCCCGCATCAAGAGCGACCGCAGCCGCGTGATGAAAGACGCCGCCCGCGTCGCCCGGGGCAAGGCGGACGCCGCTGCCCAGGCCACCTCGCCCGTTGAGGCCCAGAGCGACTTCACGCCCGTCGAGACGCTGGGCGAGTAA
- the ilvA gene encoding threonine ammonia-lyase, biosynthetic, producing MTQTQEFTPGSLGAQDVLRLALTSKVYRAAVETPLSAAPGISARSGNTVWLKREDQQPIFSFKLRGAYNKMSHLTPEEAARGVICASAGNHAQGVAFAAQRLGLKAVIVMPVTTPEIKVQACRVRGAEVILHGDSFSDAEAHAYRLQRESGLTFVHPYDDPLVLAGQGTIALELLRQVDNGAYTVFVPVGGGGLIAGVAGVMKALRADVRIVGVEPDDSDAMYQSLRAGAPVRLDTVGIFVDGVAVKQVGAYTFDLTRRLVDDWVRVNTDEVCAAIKDVFDDTRAVMEPAGALAVAGLKKYAAERGLRGETLVALTCGANMNFDRLRHVAERTEIGEQREATLAVTIPERPGSFREFIEVIGPRTITEFNYRYAPRLEARVFVGVQLRSPGERAELVDTLSAYGYGVTDLTDNEIAKVHIRHMVGGRAPEATDERVYSFTFPERPGALLEFLTHLHAGWNISLFHYRNHGSAHGRVLAGIQVPGEDLGDFAAFLRGVGYPATDMTGNPAYRLFLT from the coding sequence ATGACGCAAACCCAGGAATTCACTCCCGGCTCGCTGGGCGCCCAGGACGTGCTGCGGCTCGCCCTGACGAGCAAGGTGTACCGCGCGGCGGTGGAAACGCCCCTCAGCGCGGCGCCGGGGATCAGCGCCCGCTCCGGCAACACGGTCTGGCTCAAGCGGGAAGACCAGCAGCCCATCTTCTCCTTCAAGCTGCGGGGGGCCTACAACAAGATGAGCCACCTTACCCCCGAGGAGGCCGCGCGGGGGGTGATCTGCGCCTCGGCGGGCAACCACGCGCAGGGGGTGGCGTTCGCGGCGCAGCGCCTGGGACTCAAGGCGGTCATCGTGATGCCCGTGACCACGCCCGAGATCAAGGTGCAGGCGTGCCGGGTCCGGGGGGCCGAGGTGATCCTCCACGGCGACTCCTTCAGCGACGCCGAGGCGCACGCCTACCGCCTGCAACGTGAGTCGGGGCTGACCTTCGTCCACCCCTACGACGATCCCCTCGTGCTCGCGGGGCAGGGCACGATTGCGCTCGAACTCCTGCGGCAGGTGGATAATGGGGCCTACACGGTGTTCGTGCCCGTCGGCGGCGGCGGACTCATCGCGGGGGTGGCGGGCGTCATGAAGGCGCTGCGGGCCGACGTGCGGATCGTGGGCGTGGAGCCCGACGACTCCGACGCGATGTACCAGAGCCTGCGGGCGGGAGCGCCGGTGCGTCTCGACACCGTGGGCATCTTCGTGGACGGGGTGGCGGTCAAGCAGGTGGGGGCCTACACCTTCGACCTCACCCGTCGCCTCGTGGACGACTGGGTGCGGGTGAACACCGACGAGGTGTGCGCCGCGATCAAGGACGTGTTCGACGACACCCGGGCGGTCATGGAGCCCGCCGGGGCGCTGGCGGTGGCGGGGCTGAAGAAGTACGCCGCCGAACGGGGGCTGAGGGGAGAAACGCTCGTGGCGCTGACCTGCGGCGCGAACATGAACTTCGACCGCCTGCGCCACGTCGCCGAGCGGACCGAGATCGGCGAGCAGCGCGAGGCGACGCTGGCCGTGACGATCCCGGAGCGGCCCGGCTCCTTCCGCGAGTTCATCGAGGTGATCGGCCCGCGCACCATCACCGAGTTCAACTACCGCTACGCGCCTCGTCTGGAAGCCCGCGTCTTCGTCGGCGTGCAGCTTCGCTCCCCGGGCGAGCGCGCCGAACTCGTGGACACCCTCTCCGCGTACGGCTACGGTGTCACCGACCTCACCGACAACGAGATCGCCAAGGTCCACATCCGCCACATGGTCGGCGGCCGCGCCCCCGAGGCCACCGACGAGCGCGTCTACTCCTTCACCTTCCCCGAGCGGCCCGGCGCCCTCCTCGAATTCCTGACCCACCTCCACGCGGGCTGGAACATCAGCCTCTTCCACTACCGCAACCACGGCAGCGCGCACGGCCGCGTCCTCGCCGGAATCCAGGTTCCCGGCGAGGACCTGGGCGACTTCGCCGCCTTTCTCAGGGGGGTGGGCTACCCGGCGACGGACATGACGGGGAACCCGGCGTACCGGCTGTTCTTGACGTGA
- a CDS encoding sigma-70 family RNA polymerase sigma factor gives MGMIAPVGAGRVLRLNWEGAGARTLGVTWLSAELAWARGRRSVGADPVPDDGTLAARLRGRDEEALAELYDRHAGAVHGVLVRLLGAAGAADTLQEVFLTLWNHPERYDPARAGLRAYLLVLARSRALDRLRAERAHLPLVDEAGETLPLPDPRPGPGERAEAERRGERVRAGLAHLSPAHRETVSRAFLQGQSREEIAGAMGVPVGTVKSRLKYALDHLRRVLGEEAGTWLD, from the coding sequence ATGGGGATGATCGCTCCGGTCGGCGCAGGCCGCGTCCTCCGGTTGAACTGGGAAGGGGCCGGGGCCCGTACCCTGGGTGTGACGTGGCTATCTGCCGAACTGGCCTGGGCCCGGGGGCGCCGCAGCGTGGGGGCTGACCCGGTGCCCGACGACGGCACCCTGGCCGCCCGGTTGCGCGGGCGCGACGAGGAGGCCCTGGCCGAACTCTACGACCGCCACGCCGGGGCGGTGCACGGGGTGCTCGTGCGCCTGCTGGGCGCGGCGGGCGCGGCCGACACCCTGCAAGAGGTCTTCCTGACCCTCTGGAACCATCCCGAGAGGTACGACCCCGCCCGCGCCGGGCTGCGCGCCTACCTGCTCGTGCTCGCGCGCTCGCGGGCGCTCGACCGCCTGCGCGCCGAGCGGGCCCACCTCCCCCTGGTGGACGAGGCGGGCGAGACGCTGCCCCTCCCCGACCCCCGACCCGGCCCCGGCGAGCGGGCCGAGGCCGAGCGGCGGGGGGAACGGGTGCGGGCCGGGCTCGCCCACCTGAGCCCCGCGCACCGCGAGACCGTGAGCCGCGCCTTCCTCCAGGGCCAGAGCCGCGAGGAGATCGCGGGAGCAATGGGCGTGCCGGTGGGCACGGTCAAAAGCCGCCTGAAGTACGCCCTGGACCACCTGCGGCGCGTGCTGGGCGAGGAGGCGGGAACATGGCTGGACTAG
- a CDS encoding chloramphenicol phosphotransferase CPT family protein gives MPSSPPVPPGRLILLNGASSAGKSTLCHAIQTRIDEPFLQFSLDFLMFGARVLPRRDPEGPFSWAEMRPRLFEGYYRCLPAFLGAGNNLVVDYIIETPEQWRRLVELLRPFDVFLVGVHCPLDELERRERARGDRHLGDARRDLLTVHTFTRYDFEVDSRRPPEENSERIIAAWHLRRWPGVLGRLS, from the coding sequence GTGCCTTCTTCCCCTCCCGTGCCCCCGGGCAGGTTGATCCTGCTCAACGGCGCGTCGAGTGCCGGAAAATCGACGCTATGCCACGCCATTCAAACGCGAATCGACGAACCGTTTCTCCAGTTCTCGCTGGATTTCCTGATGTTCGGGGCCAGAGTATTGCCCCGCCGCGATCCTGAGGGGCCCTTTTCCTGGGCCGAGATGCGTCCCCGGTTGTTCGAGGGGTACTATCGCTGCCTCCCCGCGTTTCTGGGCGCGGGCAACAACCTGGTGGTGGACTACATCATCGAGACACCCGAACAGTGGCGGCGCCTGGTGGAATTGCTGCGGCCCTTCGATGTCTTTCTGGTGGGGGTCCATTGTCCGCTGGACGAACTGGAGCGGCGGGAGAGGGCGCGCGGTGACCGCCACCTCGGGGACGCCCGGCGTGACCTGCTGACCGTGCATACCTTCACCCGCTACGACTTTGAGGTGGACTCCCGGCGTCCACCCGAGGAGAACTCGGAAAGAATCATCGCCGCGTGGCACTTGAGACGGTGGCCCGGCGTGCTGGGCCGCCTCTCCTAA
- a CDS encoding thioredoxin family protein, with protein MNKLHLSALAAALLATALAAAPTSTPMTGHDMNMGDHTMKSGAYQPYTKAAFDAAKGMRRVLFFHATWCPNCKAADADLTKNLAGLPKNVVVFKTDYDKETALKRQYGITSQHTFVLVDAQGKALAKWSGGGVREIVAKTGMVR; from the coding sequence ATGAACAAGCTCCACCTGTCCGCCCTTGCCGCCGCCCTGCTCGCCACCGCGCTCGCCGCCGCGCCCACGTCCACGCCCATGACCGGGCACGACATGAACATGGGTGACCACACCATGAAGTCGGGTGCCTATCAGCCCTACACGAAGGCGGCCTTCGACGCTGCAAAGGGAATGCGGCGGGTGCTGTTCTTCCACGCGACGTGGTGCCCCAACTGCAAGGCCGCCGACGCCGACCTCACGAAGAATCTGGCGGGATTGCCGAAGAACGTGGTCGTCTTCAAGACCGATTACGACAAGGAGACGGCCCTGAAGCGGCAGTACGGCATCACCTCCCAGCACACCTTCGTCCTGGTGGACGCGCAGGGCAAGGCGCTGGCGAAGTGGTCGGGCGGCGGCGTGCGCGAGATCGTCGCCAAGACGGGCATGGTGCGGTAG